From a single Streptomyces sp. 1331.2 genomic region:
- a CDS encoding serine/threonine-protein kinase, which translates to MSGAGTVLGGRYRLVGKIGGGAMGSVWRAEDTVLARQVAVKILRSELFEDETATQRFRREAQLVAAVDHPGIVDVHDYGESGEDGDERCAYIVMELIAGSPLDRVLANSGPMTVGRALELVAGALDALHAAHQQDIVHRDIKPSNLMVRTDGRVAITDFGIARALASTKLTAPFAIIGTALYMSPEQAEGAALGPATDLYSIGVVCYELLVGEPPYSGEGPLQIALKHVNQPVPELPETFPAAVRALVAKALAKKPEERFADAAEMAAAARAAAGGAGAEAEAGKAGVGGAGAGKAGVGEAGDGKANAGGAREHADGGEKAAADSRTIRLRPDAASAGRAGGGDAKGGGAGAAGAAGPKAEAGAAGTAAKKEAGQAGAVVVPAAGGDPAPDEVAKVLPQAQTEPGRARHRRALLVPVIIPVIISVGTATALLVDRSPGGSDAAVPPAAQPTVVVTVPANPGTGSPLPAATTAPPAPVPTDTPAATPNPDQPAPGVPNQQVPVPAQGQAPVQGGSGGASGGNRSGGAGTGSASGGGAAAGGSTGGQANQPGGGAGGNPPAPPANQNPQPPAQNTAGGTTPAPQSPPRPASCGGSSWTTIVTAKERRPLGLRNDTLSGDNPVVVGGASQYGWVRSTDPGTWIHFNACNNGGPALVQTMDGKVEASSGFSYLTSWTVRNGSSPGSYTLGDYMNSICLTNNGPGNAVTMVACTPGNEDQEWRFQ; encoded by the coding sequence ATGAGCGGGGCGGGCACCGTGCTCGGCGGACGGTACAGGCTGGTCGGGAAGATCGGCGGAGGCGCGATGGGCTCGGTCTGGCGGGCCGAGGACACCGTCCTGGCGCGGCAGGTCGCGGTCAAGATCCTGCGCTCGGAGCTGTTCGAGGACGAGACCGCCACCCAGCGCTTCCGCCGCGAGGCCCAGCTGGTCGCCGCGGTCGACCACCCCGGCATCGTGGACGTCCACGACTACGGCGAGAGCGGCGAGGACGGCGACGAGCGCTGCGCCTACATCGTCATGGAGCTGATCGCGGGCAGTCCGTTGGACCGGGTGCTCGCGAACTCGGGCCCGATGACCGTCGGGCGTGCCCTCGAACTGGTCGCCGGCGCCCTGGACGCGCTGCACGCCGCGCACCAGCAGGACATCGTGCACCGGGACATCAAGCCGTCCAACCTGATGGTGCGCACCGACGGCCGGGTGGCCATCACGGACTTCGGCATCGCCCGGGCGCTCGCCAGCACCAAGCTCACCGCGCCGTTCGCGATCATCGGCACGGCGCTCTACATGTCCCCGGAACAGGCCGAGGGGGCCGCCCTCGGCCCCGCCACCGACCTGTACTCGATCGGCGTGGTCTGCTACGAACTGCTGGTCGGCGAGCCGCCGTACTCCGGTGAGGGGCCGCTGCAGATCGCGCTCAAGCACGTCAACCAGCCGGTGCCGGAACTTCCGGAGACCTTCCCGGCGGCGGTCCGGGCGCTGGTCGCGAAGGCGCTGGCCAAGAAGCCCGAGGAGCGCTTCGCGGACGCGGCCGAGATGGCGGCGGCGGCCCGCGCGGCGGCTGGGGGCGCGGGTGCCGAAGCGGAGGCCGGCAAGGCCGGGGTCGGCGGGGCCGGGGCCGGAAAGGCCGGGGTCGGTGAGGCCGGGGACGGTAAGGCCAACGCCGGCGGGGCCAGGGAGCACGCAGACGGTGGGGAGAAGGCCGCCGCCGACAGCCGGACGATCCGGCTCCGGCCCGACGCTGCATCCGCCGGGCGAGCCGGGGGAGGGGACGCCAAGGGCGGGGGCGCAGGTGCTGCAGGGGCCGCCGGGCCCAAGGCGGAAGCGGGAGCGGCAGGGACAGCGGCGAAGAAGGAGGCCGGGCAGGCCGGTGCCGTGGTCGTTCCCGCTGCGGGCGGCGACCCCGCGCCGGACGAGGTCGCGAAGGTGCTGCCGCAGGCGCAGACCGAGCCGGGCCGGGCCCGGCACCGGCGCGCCCTGCTGGTGCCGGTGATCATCCCGGTCATCATCTCGGTCGGCACGGCCACTGCCCTGCTGGTCGACCGCAGTCCGGGCGGCTCGGACGCGGCCGTGCCGCCCGCCGCCCAGCCGACCGTGGTGGTGACCGTGCCGGCGAACCCCGGTACCGGTTCCCCGCTGCCCGCGGCCACCACCGCGCCCCCTGCCCCGGTGCCGACCGACACCCCGGCGGCCACCCCGAATCCCGACCAGCCGGCGCCCGGGGTCCCGAACCAGCAGGTCCCCGTCCCGGCCCAGGGCCAGGCCCCGGTCCAGGGCGGAAGCGGCGGCGCCTCCGGCGGGAACCGGAGCGGTGGTGCGGGCACAGGCAGCGCCTCCGGCGGTGGGGCGGCCGCCGGCGGGTCGACGGGCGGTCAGGCGAACCAGCCCGGAGGCGGGGCGGGCGGCAACCCGCCCGCCCCGCCCGCCAACCAGAATCCGCAGCCCCCGGCCCAGAACACGGCTGGCGGCACCACCCCGGCCCCGCAGAGCCCGCCCCGCCCCGCGTCCTGCGGCGGCAGCAGCTGGACCACCATCGTCACCGCGAAGGAGCGCCGCCCGCTCGGGCTGCGCAACGACACCCTGAGCGGCGACAACCCGGTCGTGGTCGGGGGCGCCTCGCAGTACGGGTGGGTGCGTTCCACCGACCCCGGTACGTGGATCCACTTCAACGCCTGCAACAACGGCGGACCGGCGCTCGTCCAGACCATGGACGGGAAGGTCGAGGCCAGCAGCGGCTTCAGCTACCTCACCAGTTGGACCGTCCGCAACGGCTCCAGCCCGGGCTCGTACACGCTGGGCGACTACATGAACTCGATCTGCCTGACCAACAACGGCCCGGGCAACGCGGTCACCATGGTCGCCTGCACCCCCGGCAACGAGGACCAGGAGTGGCGGTTCCAGTAG
- a CDS encoding alpha/beta fold hydrolase: MHGGKDTRGEQDGTGLRGVQEAIASAFAENAPGGVRVRPSELDCGGRALRWVEAGEGGVTPVVLIAGCGTSSLTWLPVLPELSRHGRVVAYDRAGLGASEPERTAVGRATGPSLDGGIEDLAALVRHLGAGPAILVGHSWGGQLAQLLARQRPELVAGLVLVDPAHEDFQPRSIRLAEAALLRLWLLRSAPAATAPGPADPLARAEAAVVGHSHQRRTVLAENRLTNVTTAEIRRRRSATPLPDVPVAVLSATEGLPRAMRSRWTALQSQVASGAPRGTHGTVREAGHAIHADQPGAVVAAVLEVSDRAGYFRKV; this comes from the coding sequence GTGCACGGCGGAAAGGACACGCGGGGAGAGCAGGACGGGACGGGCCTGCGGGGCGTCCAGGAGGCCATCGCGTCGGCCTTCGCCGAGAACGCCCCGGGCGGGGTAAGGGTGCGGCCGAGTGAACTCGACTGCGGCGGGCGGGCGTTGCGCTGGGTGGAGGCGGGCGAGGGCGGTGTGACACCCGTGGTCCTGATCGCGGGCTGCGGCACCTCCTCGCTCACCTGGCTGCCCGTCCTGCCAGAACTGTCCCGACACGGGCGGGTGGTGGCGTACGACCGGGCCGGGCTCGGTGCCAGCGAGCCGGAGCGCACCGCAGTCGGCCGCGCGACCGGCCCCAGCCTGGACGGAGGGATCGAGGACCTGGCCGCCCTCGTCCGGCACCTGGGCGCCGGTCCGGCGATCCTGGTCGGGCACAGCTGGGGCGGCCAGCTGGCCCAACTCCTCGCCCGGCAGCGGCCGGAGCTGGTGGCCGGGCTGGTGCTGGTGGATCCGGCGCACGAGGATTTTCAGCCACGGTCCATCCGGCTCGCCGAAGCCGCGCTGCTCCGGTTGTGGTTGCTCCGGTCCGCCCCGGCGGCCACCGCGCCCGGGCCGGCGGATCCGCTCGCCCGGGCCGAGGCGGCCGTGGTCGGGCACTCCCACCAGCGGCGGACCGTCCTCGCGGAGAACCGGCTGACGAACGTCACCACCGCCGAGATCCGGCGCCGCCGCTCCGCCACGCCGCTGCCGGATGTGCCGGTGGCCGTCCTGAGTGCGACCGAAGGGCTGCCCCGGGCGATGCGCTCCCGTTGGACCGCCCTGCAGTCGCAGGTCGCCTCCGGCGCCCCCAGGGGGACGCACGGCACGGTGCGCGAGGCCGGCCACGCCATCCACGCCGACCAGCCCGGGGCGGTCGTCGCGGCGGTCCTGGAGGTGTCCGACCGCGCCGGATACTTCCGGAAGGTCTGA
- a CDS encoding DUF6191 domain-containing protein, whose protein sequence is MALIVGVLAAVAAVLGLVVLAAWQIRDEASARPRPRGPGVATGVGGLEELHALFSPGKRIQVEQKKEQLALRDDAQAGSPPHFGVDLERGVAVLRAGPGPGAPERPQEDGAPGAVPGA, encoded by the coding sequence ATGGCGTTGATCGTGGGTGTGCTGGCGGCGGTGGCGGCGGTACTGGGGCTGGTCGTGCTGGCCGCGTGGCAGATCCGGGACGAGGCCTCTGCGCGTCCGCGGCCCCGCGGGCCCGGGGTGGCGACGGGCGTCGGCGGGCTGGAGGAGCTGCACGCACTGTTCAGCCCGGGCAAGCGGATACAGGTCGAGCAGAAGAAGGAGCAACTGGCGCTGCGCGACGACGCGCAGGCCGGATCGCCGCCGCACTTCGGCGTGGACCTGGAGCGGGGCGTGGCGGTGCTGCGCGCCGGGCCCGGCCCGGGCGCGCCCGAGCGGCCGCAGGAGGACGGCGCCCCAGGAGCAGTGCCCGGGGCGTAG
- a CDS encoding DUF4232 domain-containing protein — MQDTRYGTKARRAAVAVVSAATVALLATACGPGNDEPSGAGASAAPTVAATASAAPSAKSPAPTEAGTPSTGAATVAAPSGGPTSSGTAVPTCAPTALKVDAHQAKVRPEGTGLGAAIVAFTNASTRPCTLQGFPTVAGAANGSPDRNAPLAVTHTGSAAPVHLAPGGKAWVKLTFVQVQGEADGYCVSGATPVAYPTLVLGLPGGAGAHQVALDDGLFAECDNKVTTTALLATSPS; from the coding sequence ATGCAGGACACGCGGTACGGAACGAAGGCCCGAAGAGCCGCGGTCGCGGTGGTCTCGGCCGCTACGGTCGCGCTGCTCGCCACGGCGTGCGGCCCCGGGAACGACGAGCCGTCGGGGGCCGGGGCGAGCGCGGCACCGACGGTGGCGGCCACCGCCTCGGCCGCGCCGAGCGCCAAGTCACCGGCCCCCACCGAGGCCGGCACCCCGTCCACGGGAGCGGCCACCGTCGCCGCGCCGTCCGGTGGACCGACGAGCAGCGGTACGGCGGTGCCGACCTGCGCGCCCACCGCGCTGAAGGTGGACGCCCACCAGGCCAAGGTGCGCCCCGAGGGCACGGGCCTGGGAGCGGCGATCGTCGCGTTCACCAACGCCTCCACCCGCCCGTGCACGCTCCAGGGCTTCCCGACGGTGGCCGGAGCGGCCAACGGCTCCCCGGACCGCAACGCGCCGCTCGCCGTGACCCACACCGGCTCCGCCGCCCCGGTCCACCTCGCCCCGGGCGGGAAGGCCTGGGTGAAGCTGACCTTCGTCCAGGTCCAGGGCGAGGCCGACGGCTACTGCGTCTCCGGGGCCACCCCGGTCGCCTACCCCACCCTCGTCCTGGGCCTGCCGGGCGGCGCGGGAGCCCACCAAGTGGCCTTGGACGACGGCCTGTTCGCCGAGTGCGACAACAAGGTGACCACCACCGCGCTGCTGGCCACCAGCCCGTCCTGA
- a CDS encoding VOC family protein, producing MIDSTMHIRVARPSRDLAAAERFYVGGLGLDVLWRTTERVSGEHDLLMVGPPGGAWHFELTHDPEHPTEPTPTVEDLFVVYLGAPVDEALTARLEAAGGTRVTSHNPYWDKFGVTIADPDGYRLVLCSRSWGN from the coding sequence ATGATCGATTCCACGATGCACATCCGTGTGGCCCGTCCCTCGCGCGACCTCGCGGCGGCCGAGCGCTTCTACGTCGGCGGCCTCGGCCTCGATGTGCTGTGGCGCACCACCGAGCGGGTGTCCGGTGAGCACGACCTGCTGATGGTCGGCCCGCCCGGCGGTGCCTGGCACTTCGAGCTGACCCACGACCCGGAGCATCCGACGGAGCCCACGCCGACGGTGGAGGACCTGTTCGTCGTCTACCTCGGTGCGCCGGTCGACGAGGCCCTGACCGCCCGGCTGGAGGCGGCCGGAGGCACCCGGGTCACCTCGCACAACCCGTACTGGGACAAGTTCGGCGTGACGATAGCCGACCCGGACGGCTACCGGCTGGTGCTCTGCTCCCGCAGCTGGGGCAACTGA
- a CDS encoding dienelactone hydrolase family protein, producing MTVRGTLVDIPTADGTADAYLAHPDDGRAHPAILLYMDAFGLRPHLQRTADRLAGAGYTVLVPNAYYRNGRAPLVELPELIDVESDDALFEQIGPLLATLTPETTARDADAYLRWLAESSLVQDGPVALTGYCRGALLALRTAVSHPDRIALAAGFHGGNLATERPDSPHLGADRITAELYFGHADQDEALPPEQIDRLATALTAAGVRFRAEVYAGAPHGYTQADTTRYDAAADARHWETLLGLLKRVLPA from the coding sequence ATGACCGTGCGCGGAACCCTCGTGGACATCCCGACGGCGGACGGAACCGCCGACGCCTACCTCGCCCACCCCGACGACGGCCGCGCCCACCCGGCCATCCTCCTCTACATGGACGCCTTCGGGCTCCGGCCGCACCTGCAGCGGACGGCCGACCGGCTCGCCGGAGCCGGGTACACCGTGCTCGTCCCCAACGCCTACTACCGCAACGGCCGCGCCCCGCTGGTCGAACTGCCGGAGCTCATCGACGTGGAGAGCGACGACGCGCTGTTCGAGCAGATCGGCCCGCTGCTCGCCACCCTCACCCCGGAGACGACCGCCCGCGACGCGGACGCCTACCTGCGCTGGCTCGCCGAGTCCTCGCTGGTCCAGGACGGGCCGGTCGCACTCACCGGCTACTGCCGCGGAGCGCTCCTCGCCCTGCGCACGGCCGTCAGCCACCCGGACCGGATAGCCCTCGCGGCCGGCTTCCACGGCGGCAACCTCGCCACCGAGCGCCCGGACAGCCCGCACCTGGGTGCCGACCGGATCACCGCCGAGCTGTACTTCGGCCACGCCGACCAGGACGAGGCGCTGCCGCCCGAGCAGATCGACCGGCTCGCCACGGCCCTCACCGCCGCCGGGGTCCGGTTCCGGGCGGAGGTCTACGCCGGTGCGCCGCACGGCTACACCCAGGCCGACACCACCCGTTACGACGCGGCCGCCGACGCGCGGCACTGGGAGACGCTGCTCGGCCTGCTGAAGCGCGTCCTGCCGGCCTGA